The DNA sequence CGTACCGCCTCCCCACCACCGCGCCGGTGTCGCTCGCCATCAGGAACGGGAACTGGTCGTCGTGCGCCCAGCTCGCCAGCGCGTCCGCCGAGTCGGCGCTGATGGCGATGAGGACGACGTTCTGTCCGCCGTGAAACAGCTTCGCGTACTGATCACGGTACGCGTGCATTTGGATCGTTCAGCCGCGGGTCCTGGCCTTGAAGAAGAACGCGAGGACGACCGTCTTGCCTCGGAAATCGCTGAGCCGCACCGGGTCCCGCAGGACTCCGTAACGGGTGGCGCCGGTCAGCGCGAAGTCGGGCGCCACCTGGCCGACTTCCAGCGTCGGCAGCTGGGCCGACGGCGTTTGGGCTTGCGCCGCCGGTGCGGCGGCCAGCGCGGTGCCTCCGGCGATGAGCGGTATGGCGAGGCGTAGACGCATCCGCGACTCCTCGTGGAGGGTCAGGACGACGGCTGTGACGGGATCGCATCCGGAAGATACGTACACCGGCGAGCCGCCGCAGGGTTCGTCGAGCCGGGACGGGGCGGGGGGGGCTCCGGGCCGGGACCGTGCTGGGTGTCGGAGGGGGCTATGGTCCTCCGCCACGGCCTCCGGACATCACGGCCAGGATCTCCCGGAGCGTGGACTCGCCGTGATCCCTGGCGTACCATCGGCGGACCTCGGGAAAGTAGTCCTTCGAGGTTCGGCCCTTCGCCCGCTCCCCCATCACGAACGCCTGCAGCTCCGCGGGCCGCGATCCCCAGTGACCGACTTCGTCCATCGTCTCAGTCAGCACGATTACGACCGGAATCGCCCGGGCGCCGGTAGGGCTGAGGTACCGGTCCATCACCTCGGGATGCTGGTCGCGCCGCAGGACCCGGAGCTCGAATCCCGCGGCCTCCGCGAACCGCGCCACCACGGGTACCGTGCTCGACGCGTCGCCGCACCAATCCTCGGTCAGCACGACGAGCCGGAGAGGTCGGCCGAGCCTCGCGGCTGCCTCCGTCGCCCAAGCGGGCACGTGGGCCGTCCGGTACACGCCCCTCCACAGCTCGCAGTGCTGCGAGG is a window from the Gemmatimonadales bacterium genome containing:
- a CDS encoding thioredoxin family protein: MPWPFASLWEDALTFDRFVGDSSQHCELWRGVYRTAHVPAWATEAAARLGRPLRLVVLTEDWCGDASSTVPVVARFAEAAGFELRVLRRDQHPEVMDRYLSPTGARAIPVVIVLTETMDEVGHWGSRPAELQAFVMGERAKGRTSKDYFPEVRRWYARDHGESTLREILAVMSGGRGGGP